In a single window of the Limnohabitans sp. 2KL-27 genome:
- a CDS encoding SDR family oxidoreductase — protein sequence MSTSSPATHYRSVFTPGLLPGQVILVTGGGSGIGRCTAHELAHLGAQVVLVGRNPDKLRHTAQEIEGDGGKASWHSCDIRREGDVQAMVAQVVQQHGRIHGLVNNAGGQYISPLASTSAKGWQAVIDTNLTGGFLVARECFNQSMQQHGGAVVNIVADMWGSMPGMGHSGAARAGMVSFTETAALEWAANGVRVNAVAPGYIASSGMDHYPPEAGPMLREIRKTVPQGRFGNEAETSAAIVFLLCPAASFISGTVLRVDGARPQMRMGWQQTVASPEVQERDAVKAFGGFHRAVTPKVFQ from the coding sequence ATGAGCACTTCATCCCCTGCAACACATTACCGCTCGGTCTTCACCCCCGGCTTGCTGCCCGGGCAAGTGATTCTCGTCACCGGTGGCGGCTCCGGCATTGGCCGCTGCACCGCCCACGAACTGGCCCACCTGGGCGCGCAGGTGGTGCTGGTGGGCCGCAACCCCGACAAGCTGCGCCACACCGCGCAAGAGATTGAGGGCGACGGCGGCAAGGCGAGCTGGCACAGCTGCGACATTCGGCGCGAGGGCGATGTCCAAGCCATGGTGGCGCAGGTGGTGCAGCAGCACGGGCGCATCCACGGCCTGGTCAACAACGCTGGCGGGCAATACATCTCGCCATTGGCAAGCACCAGCGCCAAAGGCTGGCAAGCGGTCATCGACACCAACCTCACCGGCGGCTTTTTGGTGGCGCGCGAGTGCTTCAACCAATCCATGCAACAGCACGGCGGCGCGGTGGTCAACATCGTGGCCGACATGTGGGGCTCCATGCCGGGCATGGGCCACAGCGGCGCGGCGCGGGCAGGCATGGTCAGTTTCACCGAAACCGCTGCATTGGAGTGGGCGGCCAACGGTGTTCGCGTCAACGCCGTGGCCCCCGGTTACATCGCCAGCAGCGGCATGGACCATTACCCGCCTGAAGCCGGCCCCATGTTGCGGGAGATCCGAAAAACCGTCCCGCAAGGCCGCTTTGGCAACGAGGCTGAAACCTCGGCGGCCATCGTGTTCTTGCTCTGCCCTGCCGCCAGCTTCATCAGTGGCACGGTGCTGCGCGTGGACGGTGCCCGCCCCCAAATGCGCATGGGCTGGCAGCAGACCGTGGCCTCACCCGAAGTGCAAGAACGCGATGCCGTCAAAGCCTTTGGCGGCTTTCACCGCGCCGTCACGCCGAAGGTTTTCCAATGA
- a CDS encoding TetR/AcrR family transcriptional regulator produces MTKLAEPKRTRGRPRKTEGERDDGNRRQALISAAAQLFHRKGYDATSTREIAAQVGMQPGSPFYHFGNKQDLLLAVMVEGMRQAIARQQAACAVSAAGDSAYEQLRHLIRHHFDVLLGPDSDFIPVMLYEWRSLAPAQRKAITELKDTYEAPWIPVLQALHDTGQLQAPVGLARLMIFGALNWSVQWYEPASPSNPSKRANLDELTDTALQLFLKDPP; encoded by the coding sequence ATGACCAAACTGGCCGAGCCCAAACGCACACGTGGTCGCCCGAGGAAGACCGAGGGCGAACGCGACGATGGCAACCGCCGCCAAGCCCTGATCTCGGCCGCGGCGCAGCTGTTTCACCGCAAGGGTTACGACGCCACCAGCACCCGAGAGATCGCGGCGCAAGTCGGCATGCAGCCGGGTTCGCCCTTTTATCACTTTGGCAACAAGCAGGACCTCTTGCTGGCGGTGATGGTCGAAGGCATGCGGCAGGCCATTGCGCGACAGCAGGCGGCTTGCGCTGTCAGCGCCGCCGGTGACAGCGCATACGAGCAACTGCGCCATCTCATCCGGCATCATTTCGATGTGCTGCTGGGCCCTGACAGCGATTTCATTCCCGTGATGCTCTACGAGTGGCGTTCGCTCGCCCCCGCGCAGCGCAAAGCGATTACCGAACTCAAAGACACTTACGAAGCCCCTTGGATACCCGTGCTGCAAGCCCTGCACGACACAGGCCAACTGCAAGCGCCTGTGGGTCTGGCGCGTTTGATGATTTTCGGCGCCCTCAACTGGTCGGTGCAGTGGTACGAGCCGGCATCGCCCAGCAACCCGTCCAAGCGCGCCAACCTGGACGAATTGACCGACACCGCTTTGCAATTGTTCTTAAAAGATCCCCCATGA
- a CDS encoding acyl-CoA dehydrogenase family protein: MIERTLFTADHEAFRDSFRRFMDKEIAPHHDAWEEQGYVDRAVWDKAGDNGFLCMTLPEAYGGSDADKLYSVVQMEELSRAGFSGIGYGLHSEIVAPYILHYGTEAQKQKYLPKLASGEMIGAIAMSEPAAGSDLQGVKTTALLQPDGTYLINGSKTFITNGWHADLVILVAKTDPAAGAKGTSLFLIERGTPGFEKGKRLKKLGLKAQDTSELFFDNVKVGADQLLGGAAMQGKGFICLMEQLPWERLQIAIGGIAAAQAAIDWTVQYVKDRKVFGQAVGNYQNTRYTLAELQTEVQVARVFVDKCSELLLQDKLDTATASMAKYWCSDLQCKVMDECVQLHGGYGYMWEYPITRAYADARVQRIYGGTNEIMKEVISRSMGLAGR; the protein is encoded by the coding sequence ATGATTGAACGCACGCTTTTTACCGCCGACCACGAGGCCTTTCGCGACAGCTTTCGCCGCTTCATGGACAAGGAAATCGCCCCCCACCACGACGCCTGGGAGGAGCAGGGCTATGTGGACCGCGCTGTGTGGGACAAAGCCGGTGACAACGGCTTTTTGTGCATGACCCTGCCCGAGGCCTATGGCGGCTCGGATGCCGACAAGCTGTACTCGGTGGTGCAGATGGAGGAGCTCTCCCGGGCCGGGTTCAGCGGCATCGGCTATGGGCTGCACAGTGAGATCGTCGCGCCTTACATCCTGCATTACGGCACCGAGGCGCAAAAGCAAAAGTACCTGCCCAAACTGGCCAGCGGCGAAATGATCGGTGCCATTGCCATGAGCGAGCCGGCCGCAGGCTCGGACCTGCAGGGCGTGAAAACCACGGCGCTGTTGCAGCCCGATGGCACTTACCTCATCAACGGCAGCAAGACCTTCATCACCAACGGCTGGCACGCCGACCTGGTGATCCTGGTGGCCAAGACCGATCCGGCGGCCGGAGCCAAGGGCACCAGCCTCTTCCTCATTGAACGCGGTACGCCCGGCTTTGAAAAAGGCAAGCGCTTGAAGAAACTGGGCCTCAAAGCGCAAGACACCTCCGAGCTGTTTTTTGACAACGTCAAGGTCGGTGCGGACCAGTTGCTGGGCGGCGCGGCCATGCAAGGCAAAGGCTTCATCTGCCTGATGGAGCAACTGCCCTGGGAGCGCCTGCAAATTGCCATTGGCGGCATCGCCGCAGCGCAAGCGGCCATCGACTGGACGGTGCAGTATGTGAAAGACCGCAAGGTGTTTGGCCAGGCCGTGGGCAACTACCAGAACACCCGATACACCCTGGCGGAGTTGCAGACCGAGGTGCAGGTGGCGCGTGTGTTTGTGGACAAATGCAGCGAGTTGCTGCTGCAAGACAAGCTCGACACGGCCACGGCCAGCATGGCCAAGTACTGGTGCTCGGATTTGCAATGCAAGGTGATGGACGAATGCGTGCAATTGCATGGCGGCTACGGCTACATGTGGGAATACCCCATCACCCGCGCCTATGCCGATGCCCGCGTGCAGCGCATCTACGGCGGCACCAACGAAATCATGAAAGAAGTGATCTCACGCAGCATGGGTTTGGCGGGACGATGA
- a CDS encoding acetyl-CoA C-acetyltransferase, producing the protein MSEAFVYDAIRTPRGKGKKDGSLHEVKPISLLSGVLRELQSRNQLDTAAVDDVVMGVVSPIGEQGSVIPKVAALAAGWDWRCSGVQLNRFCASGLEAVNMAAMKVRSGWEDLVVAGGLESMSRVPIGADGGAWAQDPETNSATLFVPQGIGADLIATMSGFSRQDVDAFAVESQKRATAARAAGYFDGSVVPVKDKLGQVILAKDEFIKPGTTVETLGGLKASFEQLGAMGFDAVALQRYPQVERIHHVHHAGNSSGIVDGAAAVLIGSEAAGKTHGLKPRARIVSVALSGADPTIMLTGPMPAARKALAKAGLTIDQIDLFEVNEAFAAVPMKFMQEMHVPHDKVNVNGGAIAMGHPLGATGAMILGILIDELHRRQLRYGLATLCVGGGMGIATIVERI; encoded by the coding sequence ATGAGCGAAGCATTTGTTTACGACGCCATACGCACTCCGCGCGGCAAAGGCAAAAAAGACGGCAGCCTGCACGAGGTCAAACCGATCAGCCTGCTCTCGGGCGTGTTGCGCGAGCTGCAAAGTCGCAACCAGCTCGACACCGCTGCGGTGGACGATGTGGTCATGGGTGTGGTCTCGCCGATTGGCGAGCAAGGCTCGGTGATCCCCAAAGTGGCGGCCCTGGCGGCGGGTTGGGACTGGCGCTGCTCGGGTGTGCAACTCAACCGCTTTTGTGCCTCGGGCCTGGAAGCGGTCAACATGGCCGCCATGAAGGTGCGCAGCGGCTGGGAAGACCTGGTCGTGGCCGGGGGCCTTGAGAGCATGAGCCGCGTGCCGATTGGTGCTGACGGCGGTGCCTGGGCACAAGACCCCGAAACCAACAGCGCCACGCTGTTTGTGCCGCAAGGCATTGGCGCTGATTTGATCGCCACCATGAGCGGCTTCAGCCGCCAAGATGTCGATGCCTTCGCGGTCGAGTCGCAAAAACGTGCCACGGCTGCGCGTGCAGCGGGCTACTTCGATGGCTCGGTGGTGCCGGTCAAAGACAAGCTCGGCCAGGTCATCTTGGCGAAAGACGAATTCATCAAACCGGGCACGACGGTAGAAACGCTGGGCGGTCTCAAGGCTTCGTTTGAGCAGCTGGGTGCCATGGGTTTTGACGCGGTGGCCTTGCAGCGCTACCCACAGGTCGAGCGCATTCACCATGTGCACCACGCGGGCAACTCGTCCGGCATCGTGGACGGCGCAGCGGCGGTGCTCATCGGTTCGGAAGCCGCAGGCAAAACCCATGGCCTGAAGCCACGCGCGCGCATCGTGTCGGTGGCTTTGTCGGGGGCCGATCCGACCATCATGCTGACGGGCCCCATGCCCGCCGCACGCAAAGCGCTGGCCAAAGCGGGCCTCACGATTGACCAGATCGATTTGTTCGAGGTGAACGAAGCTTTTGCCGCCGTGCCCATGAAGTTCATGCAAGAGATGCATGTGCCGCACGACAAGGTCAACGTCAACGGTGGCGCCATTGCCATGGGCCACCCGCTGGGTGCCACAGGCGCGATGATTTTGGGCATCCTGATCGACGAACTGCACCGGCGCCAACTGCGCTATGGCCTGGCCACTTTGTGTGTGGGTGGCGGCATGGGCATTGCCACGATTGTGGAACGGATTTGA